The Phycisphaerae bacterium genome contains a region encoding:
- the lepB gene encoding signal peptidase I, translating into MTAKASKNTGPQQEQETSRGSEITNTLEWLVTAFILAFLVRAFIMEAYRIPTGSMADTLKGDHFRLCCQQCGYKYDCGSDIEKYRQGREAAATGTVKLPISRCPSCGHYDTGGRPISISNGDRILVLKCIYQFFEPKQWDVIVFKNPLNPTENYIKRLIGRPGETVEIIDGDIYIDGEISRKPAKVQEELWMPVYDNDYQPARPGENSFNSHAWQQPFRNIAESKWVVDKSNPTVFQLAGPAGEISTLNYDTSIGNDFRTTYAYDSVGDYKNMPYCSDLMVRFYAQSAGKQGGVGATVSKYQTIYKAWVDLGGEMVIGKVSATGEETILEKKTIDASAMNKPTLVEFANVDHQLIFQFGNDKLVYDLDRSAEDAGEMKRDIQPQVNIFGSGTLALSHIAIFRDIHYTAKRGASGLEGGRAIAGTPFTLSEGEFFVLGDNSPNSEDGRWWNKAGIGNNGQSYREGIVPSDYLVGKALFVYWPGGFEFPWPANFKNSLLKNSRHSSAARLMYWLVSWKWIPCIGQMRFICGG; encoded by the coding sequence ATGACTGCAAAGGCGAGCAAAAATACCGGTCCGCAACAAGAACAGGAGACAAGCAGAGGGTCTGAAATCACCAATACGCTCGAATGGCTGGTAACGGCCTTTATACTGGCGTTTCTTGTTCGGGCATTCATAATGGAGGCGTACCGGATTCCCACCGGCAGTATGGCGGACACGCTTAAGGGAGACCATTTCCGGCTTTGCTGCCAACAATGCGGATATAAATACGACTGCGGTTCGGACATTGAAAAATACAGGCAGGGACGGGAAGCTGCCGCTACCGGCACTGTCAAACTGCCTATTTCCCGCTGCCCGAGCTGCGGGCATTACGATACAGGCGGCAGGCCAATATCAATATCCAACGGCGATCGGATACTTGTTTTAAAGTGCATCTATCAGTTTTTCGAGCCCAAGCAGTGGGACGTAATAGTGTTCAAGAACCCGCTCAATCCTACGGAGAATTATATAAAACGATTGATCGGCCGACCCGGGGAAACTGTGGAGATAATCGACGGGGACATTTATATTGACGGAGAAATCAGCCGAAAGCCGGCGAAAGTGCAGGAAGAGCTGTGGATGCCCGTGTACGACAACGATTACCAGCCAGCCCGGCCGGGGGAAAATTCGTTTAACAGCCACGCCTGGCAGCAGCCATTCAGGAACATCGCAGAGTCAAAATGGGTCGTCGATAAATCCAACCCGACCGTATTCCAATTAGCCGGGCCTGCGGGAGAAATAAGCACGTTAAATTACGACACATCCATCGGTAACGACTTCAGGACCACATACGCTTACGACAGTGTCGGGGATTATAAGAATATGCCTTATTGCAGCGACCTGATGGTACGCTTCTACGCACAATCAGCCGGCAAACAAGGCGGCGTCGGCGCAACTGTAAGCAAATATCAAACCATATACAAAGCATGGGTTGATTTAGGCGGCGAGATGGTCATCGGAAAGGTTTCTGCCACAGGCGAAGAAACGATATTAGAGAAGAAAACAATCGATGCATCAGCCATGAACAAACCTACGCTGGTCGAATTCGCCAATGTTGACCATCAATTGATTTTTCAATTCGGCAACGACAAATTAGTTTACGACTTGGACCGGTCTGCAGAGGACGCCGGTGAAATGAAAAGGGACATCCAGCCGCAAGTGAATATTTTCGGCTCCGGCACACTGGCACTGTCACATATAGCGATTTTCCGAGATATTCATTACACCGCCAAAAGGGGCGCCAGTGGTCTCGAAGGGGGCAGAGCAATAGCAGGGACTCCTTTTACGCTCAGCGAAGGCGAATTTTTCGTATTGGGTGACAACAGCCCCAACAGCGAGGACGGCAGGTGGTGGAACAAAGCGGGCATTGGTAATAACGGGCAATCCTACAGGGAGGGTATCGTGCCGAGCGACTATCTCGTAGGCAAAGCCCTGTTTGTCTATTGGCCCGGGGGATTTGAGTTTCCGTGGCCTGCAAACTTCAAAAATTCTCTGTTAAAGAACAGCCGGCACAGCAGCGCGGCCAGATTAATGTACTGGCTCGTTTCGTGGAAGTGGATACCCTGTATCGGCCAGATGCGTTTTATTTGCGGCGGCTAA